The genomic interval ATTTAATGGTAATTAATAAGATAAAAGAATATAGAGAAACTATTTGAGAAGATAAAACAGACATTTAGGGGATGTGTCACTAATGGTAACTATTGAAACGGAACGTTTAATCCTACGTGAGCTAAGAGAAGATGACAAAGTAAATCTAGCTAAAGTCCTCTCTAATCCTATATCTATGCAATACTATAATCATCCGTTTAATGAGCATGAGGTTGAAGAATGGATTAAGTGGAATATCGAAAATTATGTTACATATGATTGTGGTCTATGGGCTGTTATTCTGAAAGAAGATGGAACTTTTTTAGGTGACTGTGGTATAACGATGCAAAATATTGATGGAGAGGTTCTACCCGAGATTGGATTTCATATTATTAAAGGATACTGTAATAAAGGTTATGCAACTGAAGCGGAGAAAGCATGTATGAAATATGCTTTTAATGTTTTGGGATTTGAAAAAATATATTCATATTCAACTATAGATAACTTGCCATCTCAAAAAGTAGCATCAAAAATAGGAATGAAAAAACATAAAGTTTTTGATAAGAACGGTATACAACACATTGCTCATATTATAGAGGAGTGAAGGATATCATGAAGTATTGGATAATACCTTGTAATATAAAATCATACGATGTAATAGGTGCTTTTCAATCATTGAAATCTATTGATTGGAAGCAAAGTAGGAACCTCAAGTCAGCTGAAGTAGGGGATATGGTATTAATTTATGTATCAGCC from Macrococcus armenti carries:
- a CDS encoding GNAT family N-acetyltransferase, whose protein sequence is MVTIETERLILRELREDDKVNLAKVLSNPISMQYYNHPFNEHEVEEWIKWNIENYVTYDCGLWAVILKEDGTFLGDCGITMQNIDGEVLPEIGFHIIKGYCNKGYATEAEKACMKYAFNVLGFEKIYSYSTIDNLPSQKVASKIGMKKHKVFDKNGIQHIAHIIEE